The following proteins are co-located in the Chloroflexota bacterium genome:
- a CDS encoding NAD(P)-binding protein: MGPDLKPISIRPIKRVLTERYGPEAGHRLPGRIEVSDVLPVESIELNTGITVFSANINKKTSSCHDLPGTGAPQLYSPVRWSRQELQRIGTQENRKTGKVAVIGAGPAGLTVAHDLALLGHKVTIYEAGPKTGGMMRYGIQVYRFDMEAMDLEIQAIL; this comes from the coding sequence ATTGGCCCGGATCTAAAACCCATTTCGATTCGACCCATCAAACGGGTGCTCACCGAACGCTACGGCCCCGAAGCCGGGCATCGCCTGCCAGGGCGCATCGAAGTTTCCGACGTGTTACCCGTCGAGAGCATTGAACTCAACACCGGAATCACTGTATTTTCAGCCAACATCAACAAAAAAACCAGCTCCTGCCACGATCTCCCTGGCACGGGCGCGCCGCAGCTCTATTCGCCGGTGCGCTGGTCACGCCAGGAGCTACAACGCATTGGCACGCAAGAAAACCGCAAAACCGGAAAGGTTGCAGTCATTGGCGCTGGCCCCGCGGGATTAACTGTAGCGCATGACCTGGCGCTGTTGGGGCACAAAGTCACCATTTACGAAGCTGGGCCAAAAACCGGCGGCATGATGCGGTATGGCATTCAGGTCTATCGCTTCGATATGGAAGCCATGGACCTCGAAATTCAGGCCATACTGGA
- a CDS encoding c-type cytochrome, translated as MKKHFLIVAFVLALALVLAACGGGGASDDPAAAGEKLFAEQIIGAQPGCITCHSLDADTVIVGPSLAGVGSRSDAATLRESILDPNAVLVEGFPSDTMPPVWSDELTDEQVDQLVAYLLTLK; from the coding sequence ATGAAAAAACATTTCTTGATCGTCGCTTTTGTTTTGGCACTGGCCCTAGTATTGGCCGCTTGTGGTGGCGGTGGCGCATCTGATGATCCGGCTGCGGCTGGCGAAAAGCTCTTCGCTGAGCAAATCATTGGCGCGCAACCCGGCTGCATCACTTGCCATTCACTGGATGCCGACACGGTTATCGTTGGTCCTTCCCTGGCTGGCGTTGGCTCACGCTCCGATGCCGCCACACTCCGCGAGTCCATTTTGGACCCCAACGCGGTTCTGGTTGAGGGTTTCCCCTCCGACACCATGCCCCCCGTTTGGAGTGATGAATTGACCGACGAACAGGTTGACCAACTGGTGGCCTATCTGTTAACCCTCAAGTAA
- a CDS encoding hydrogenase iron-sulfur subunit, producing the protein MTTQQKPDRQKKNFIQRLLALNPSVDWKTRQNNLVRRFLNLMERVSLIFEAPISKLVIRPEFNPFYHTGTLTVALLVVILFTGVYLTMFYQFGFDASYAAIAKLEANFFNRWMRAIHRYASDAALITALLHGWRTFFQDRFRGPRWLAWVSGVVTTVFIWAIGVTGYWMLWDVRAQIITQTLVDMLENASGGVAFLTSFVVGAQAGSGWLFMLFLFVIHLLLSIFLGLGFWYFHIKRLSRPKIMPPRYWTFASIGLLMAIALIIPIGLLPPANPAQLPGEITFDPFYLFYLPAALQISPGIFWGGILLALIAINATPWLLWRKPLPPIKVSTERCTGCTLCEADCPYTAIAMKDRQGGRPKFIAEINPALCVACGICIGSCPEFALTLGEIPPEPLWQETIARAAQKTENPLKVIFTCERHAQYNSGSLPQTSADGMDIQVVPLTCVGMLHPNLITQTLEAGADEAQVVGCPPEDCANREGNLWLQERVSRLRLPKLKSAFANAPITTDWLTPNEFKSALQSNSHQTAATAYGAVFEKTKWSHFIPAVILMALVLSVQVALSNIPMPSAPQSGAVIEIILNHTSGHPITGISTIEDYEPGLTLPSRLVLEVDQEVIFDNAYPLRGKKPSSIVFEQVAVTPGEHHLRLSLYDRPEQIQPLVLLDETTSFKTSEILTFEYSDASIGGDAAAGERLYLETLLGVNSGCRICHALEKDVVLVGPSFYGVATRAAERVPGMSAEEYLRTSITDPGAYVVEGYPVGQTMNLGDNLTDQQIDDLVAFMLTFK; encoded by the coding sequence ACTCAGCAAAAACCGGATCGTCAGAAAAAGAACTTCATCCAGCGGCTTTTAGCGCTTAACCCCAGCGTAGATTGGAAAACCCGGCAAAACAATCTCGTCCGGCGATTCCTCAATCTCATGGAGCGCGTCTCGCTGATCTTCGAAGCTCCCATCAGCAAGCTGGTCATCCGTCCAGAATTCAATCCTTTCTATCACACTGGCACCCTGACTGTCGCCCTGTTGGTCGTCATTCTCTTTACTGGCGTTTACCTGACCATGTTCTATCAGTTTGGCTTTGACGCATCGTATGCAGCGATTGCTAAACTCGAAGCCAATTTCTTCAATCGCTGGATGCGCGCCATACATCGTTACGCTTCCGATGCAGCCCTGATCACAGCGCTGTTGCACGGTTGGCGCACTTTCTTCCAGGATCGCTTCCGCGGCCCGCGTTGGTTGGCTTGGGTCTCGGGTGTAGTCACCACAGTTTTCATCTGGGCGATCGGCGTGACCGGCTACTGGATGCTCTGGGATGTACGCGCTCAGATCATTACCCAAACACTGGTCGATATGCTGGAAAACGCCTCAGGGGGAGTTGCTTTTCTGACCAGTTTTGTAGTCGGGGCGCAAGCCGGTTCAGGCTGGTTGTTCATGCTGTTCTTATTCGTTATTCACTTGCTCTTATCGATTTTCCTGGGTTTAGGTTTCTGGTATTTCCACATCAAACGCCTCAGCCGTCCCAAAATCATGCCGCCGCGCTATTGGACATTTGCATCCATTGGGTTGTTGATGGCAATAGCACTCATCATTCCCATTGGGCTGCTACCCCCCGCAAACCCTGCTCAACTCCCCGGCGAAATTACATTTGATCCTTTCTACTTGTTCTATTTACCTGCCGCGCTTCAAATTTCGCCGGGCATCTTTTGGGGCGGAATTTTGCTGGCTTTGATCGCCATCAACGCGACCCCCTGGCTGCTATGGCGCAAGCCCCTGCCTCCCATAAAAGTTAGCACCGAGCGCTGCACCGGCTGCACCCTGTGCGAAGCTGACTGCCCCTACACGGCTATCGCAATGAAAGACCGTCAGGGTGGGCGTCCCAAATTTATTGCGGAAATCAACCCCGCTTTGTGTGTAGCTTGTGGCATTTGCATTGGCAGTTGCCCCGAATTTGCTCTCACTCTGGGCGAAATTCCCCCCGAACCCCTATGGCAAGAAACCATCGCGCGGGCCGCGCAAAAAACCGAAAACCCGCTCAAAGTGATATTTACTTGTGAACGCCACGCACAATACAACTCCGGCTCATTGCCCCAAACATCTGCGGATGGAATGGATATTCAGGTTGTACCGTTAACCTGTGTTGGGATGCTGCACCCCAACCTGATAACACAAACCCTGGAAGCAGGCGCAGACGAGGCCCAGGTGGTGGGCTGTCCGCCCGAAGATTGCGCCAATCGTGAAGGCAATCTCTGGTTGCAGGAACGTGTATCCCGCCTAAGGCTGCCCAAACTTAAATCAGCCTTTGCCAATGCCCCAATCACAACCGATTGGCTGACCCCGAACGAATTCAAGTCGGCCCTCCAATCCAACTCACACCAAACTGCAGCCACAGCCTACGGCGCTGTATTTGAAAAGACCAAATGGAGCCATTTTATTCCCGCTGTGATTCTGATGGCTCTTGTTCTCAGCGTTCAAGTCGCATTGAGCAATATTCCCATGCCCTCTGCCCCACAGTCCGGCGCGGTAATCGAAATCATACTCAACCACACCAGCGGGCATCCGATCACAGGCATCAGTACCATCGAAGATTATGAACCAGGCTTAACGCTTCCCAGCCGTCTGGTGCTGGAAGTTGACCAGGAAGTCATTTTTGATAATGCCTATCCCCTGCGCGGGAAAAAGCCCAGTTCCATCGTTTTTGAACAAGTTGCCGTAACGCCAGGTGAACATCACTTACGCTTGAGCCTGTACGACCGCCCCGAACAGATTCAGCCTTTGGTGTTACTAGACGAAACCACAAGCTTCAAAACCAGTGAAATTCTGACCTTTGAATACAGCGATGCCTCAATTGGCGGCGACGCTGCCGCCGGAGAACGCCTCTATCTGGAAACATTGCTGGGCGTAAATTCGGGCTGCCGTATCTGCCATGCACTTGAAAAAGATGTTGTTCTGGTTGGGCCTTCCTTCTATGGCGTTGCTACACGCGCCGCGGAACGCGTTCCAGGCATGAGTGCAGAAGAATATTTACGCACATCGATCACAGATCCTGGAGCTTATGTCGTTGAAGGTTACCCGGTTGGACAAACCATGAATCTCGGCGACAACCTGACTGACCAGCAAATTGATGATCTGGTCGCATTTATGCTGACCTTCAAATAG